A window from Streptomyces subrutilus encodes these proteins:
- the msrA gene encoding peptide-methionine (S)-S-oxide reductase MsrA, translating to MFSYRRTPELPTREEALTGRAEPLFSVPERHTVLGRPLTGPYPDGLEVADFALGCFWGAERTFWQTEGVWTTLVGYQGGFTQNPTYEEVCSGRTGHTEAVRVVFDPSVVSYAALLKRFWESHDPTQGFRQGNDVGTQYRSALYTHSPAHQAAAEASRAGYQRVLTASGHGEITTTVLPAADRPFWPAEAHHQQYLDKNPGGYCGIGGTGVSCPIGVAAAPGE from the coding sequence ATGTTCTCGTACCGCCGCACGCCCGAGCTCCCCACCCGCGAGGAGGCCCTGACGGGCCGCGCCGAGCCGCTCTTCTCCGTACCCGAGCGCCACACGGTCCTCGGCCGTCCGCTCACCGGCCCGTACCCGGACGGCCTGGAGGTCGCCGACTTCGCGCTGGGCTGCTTCTGGGGCGCGGAGCGCACGTTCTGGCAGACCGAGGGGGTGTGGACGACCCTGGTCGGCTACCAGGGCGGCTTCACGCAGAATCCGACGTACGAAGAGGTCTGCTCGGGCCGGACCGGCCACACGGAGGCCGTCCGCGTGGTCTTCGACCCGTCGGTGGTCTCCTACGCCGCCCTGCTGAAGCGGTTCTGGGAGTCCCACGACCCCACCCAGGGCTTCCGCCAGGGCAACGACGTCGGGACCCAGTACCGCTCCGCGCTCTACACCCACTCCCCCGCCCACCAGGCGGCGGCCGAGGCCTCCCGCGCCGGCTACCAGCGGGTCCTGACGGCCTCGGGCCACGGCGAGATCACCACGACGGTCCTCCCGGCCGCGGACCGGCCGTTCTGGCCGGCCGAGGCCCACCACCAGCAGTACCTGGACAAGAACCCGGGCGGCTACTGCGGCATCGGCGGCACGGGCGTCTCCTGCCCGATCGGCGTGGCGGCGGCCCCGGGCGAATGA
- a CDS encoding sulfatase-like hydrolase/transferase, which yields MPSRRHFLAGSAAAAAGLAAAVPQPPAAAAGANGPAAAAPAGPPHLVVILADDLGYGDLGAYGQKQITTPRLDRLAAEGLRFTDAYAAAAVCAPSRAALLTGLHTGHAAVRANPDSGGQGGLGAGDTTFAEVLRARGYRTGLFGKWGFGPEAGDQPSHPGARGFEEFYGYIDHGHAHQYYPAYLWHNGAREPVAAGTFAPDEIVRRALGFIDAHAAGPDPFLLFLTPTLPHAPSEVPDVGAYASTSWTQANKAHAAQISLLDAQVGAVVDRLAAHGVAERTVVLFASDNGPHEEGGVNPDLFDANGPLRGYKRNLYEGGVRVPLIAWAPGRIAPGTTSTRPTPLYDVLPTLAELAGAPAPADVDGLSAAAVLGGAAALAPLHDHLYWYRDEQGVTGRADAADGGRAKRVAEAVRKDRWKAVRFAPARDRTAPDAQWRFELYDLAADPGEQRDLAAANPAVVADLTARLRASWADTYPRRPWGLTAAVSADATTVTTRLANGTARAWPDARVTLPVPAGWTATPAGPAATASLAPGAALTTTWKVTAPSPAPAATLLTAAATTSAYRFTAPLRLTPLPAPPARDGWLSDLPWVSAANGWGPVEIDRSNGRKEAGDGTPISFGGVTYPKGLGVHAPSEVVYHLGGRADRFTALVGIDDFSKNQSAAGATRAVVRADGRTLLTTPVLTAAGGPVAVDLDVRGVRLLHLVVQDANATTSFDHTSWARARVTVV from the coding sequence ATGCCCAGCCGCCGTCACTTCCTCGCCGGATCGGCCGCGGCCGCCGCCGGCCTGGCCGCAGCCGTGCCGCAGCCCCCGGCGGCGGCGGCCGGCGCGAACGGTCCCGCCGCGGCCGCCCCGGCCGGGCCGCCCCACCTGGTGGTGATCCTGGCCGACGACCTCGGCTACGGCGACCTCGGCGCGTACGGCCAGAAGCAGATCACCACCCCGCGCCTGGACCGGCTGGCCGCCGAGGGCCTGCGCTTCACCGACGCCTACGCGGCCGCCGCCGTCTGCGCCCCGTCCCGCGCCGCCCTGCTGACCGGCCTGCACACCGGCCACGCGGCCGTCCGCGCCAACCCGGACAGCGGCGGCCAGGGCGGTCTCGGCGCCGGGGACACCACCTTCGCCGAGGTGCTCCGGGCGCGCGGCTACCGTACGGGCCTGTTCGGCAAGTGGGGCTTCGGCCCCGAGGCCGGGGACCAGCCGAGCCACCCGGGCGCGCGCGGCTTCGAGGAGTTCTACGGGTACATCGACCACGGCCACGCCCACCAGTACTACCCGGCCTACCTGTGGCACAACGGCGCCAGGGAACCCGTGGCCGCGGGCACCTTCGCCCCCGACGAGATCGTGCGGCGCGCCCTCGGGTTCATCGACGCGCACGCGGCCGGCCCGGACCCGTTCCTCCTCTTCCTGACCCCGACCCTGCCGCACGCGCCGAGCGAGGTCCCCGACGTCGGCGCGTACGCCTCGACGTCCTGGACGCAGGCGAACAAGGCGCACGCCGCGCAGATCAGCCTCCTCGACGCCCAGGTGGGCGCGGTGGTGGACCGGCTGGCCGCGCACGGCGTCGCGGAGCGCACCGTCGTCCTGTTCGCCTCCGACAACGGCCCGCACGAGGAGGGCGGGGTCAACCCGGACCTCTTCGACGCCAACGGCCCGCTGCGCGGCTACAAGCGCAACCTCTACGAGGGCGGCGTCCGCGTCCCGTTGATCGCCTGGGCCCCCGGCCGCATCGCCCCCGGCACCACCAGCACCCGCCCCACCCCCCTCTACGACGTCCTGCCCACCCTCGCCGAACTGGCCGGGGCCCCGGCGCCCGCCGACGTGGACGGCCTCTCGGCCGCGGCCGTGCTGGGCGGCGCCGCCGCCCTCGCCCCGCTCCACGACCACCTGTACTGGTACCGGGACGAGCAGGGCGTCACCGGCCGCGCCGACGCGGCCGACGGCGGGCGCGCCAAGCGGGTCGCGGAGGCGGTCCGCAAGGACCGCTGGAAGGCGGTGCGGTTCGCCCCGGCGCGCGACCGCACGGCCCCCGACGCGCAGTGGCGGTTCGAGCTCTACGACCTGGCCGCGGACCCCGGCGAGCAGCGCGACCTGGCCGCCGCCAACCCGGCCGTGGTCGCCGACCTGACGGCCCGGCTGCGGGCGTCCTGGGCGGACACCTACCCGCGCCGCCCGTGGGGCCTGACCGCGGCCGTCTCCGCCGACGCGACGACCGTCACCACCCGGCTGGCCAACGGCACCGCCCGTGCCTGGCCGGACGCCCGCGTCACCCTCCCGGTCCCGGCCGGCTGGACGGCGACCCCGGCGGGCCCCGCGGCCACCGCCTCACTGGCCCCGGGCGCGGCCCTGACCACCACCTGGAAGGTGACCGCGCCGTCGCCGGCGCCCGCCGCCACCCTGTTGACGGCCGCCGCCACGACCTCCGCGTACCGGTTCACGGCCCCGCTGCGGCTGACCCCGCTGCCGGCGCCGCCCGCCCGCGACGGCTGGCTCAGCGACCTGCCGTGGGTGTCGGCGGCCAACGGCTGGGGCCCCGTGGAGATCGACCGCTCCAACGGCCGCAAGGAGGCGGGCGACGGCACGCCGATCTCCTTCGGCGGCGTCACGTACCCCAAGGGCCTGGGCGTCCACGCCCCGTCGGAGGTCGTCTACCACCTGGGCGGGCGCGCGGACCGGTTCACGGCGCTGGTGGGCATCGACGACTTCTCGAAGAACCAGTCCGCGGCCGGCGCGACCCGCGCCGTCGTCCGCGCCGACGGCCGCACCCTGCTCACCACCCCGGTGCTGACGGCGGCCGGGGGCCCGGTCGCCGTCGACCTCGACGTGCGCGGCGTCCGCCTCCTGCACCTGGTGGTCCAGGACGCCAACGCCACCACCTCCTTCGACCACACCTCCTGGGCCCGCGCCCGCGTCACCGTGGTCTGA
- a CDS encoding NAD(P)-dependent alcohol dehydrogenase, translating into MSVTQVAAYAAPAAKAPLERTTVPRRPVGEHDVLIDIKYAGICHSDIHQARDGWGEGIFPMVPGHEIAGVVAEVGPGVTRYAVGDRVGVGCFVDSCRACEYCRRGQEQYCVKGMTPTYNGRDKEGEPTYGGYSTHVVVDENYAVRIPEGLALDIAAPLLCAGITLYSPLKHWEAGPGKKVAIVGLGGLGHMGVKIAAALGAEVTVLSQSLRKKEDGLKLGASHYYATNDETTFEKLAGTFDLIVSTVSAPLPLDAYLSLLKVDGAFVNVGAPEEPVSLNLFSVIAGRKTLAGSSIGGIPETQEMLDFCAEHGLGAEIELIDAGQINEAYERVLSSDVRYRFVIDTATI; encoded by the coding sequence ATGTCCGTCACCCAGGTCGCCGCCTACGCCGCCCCCGCCGCGAAGGCCCCGCTGGAGCGCACCACCGTCCCGCGCCGCCCGGTCGGCGAGCACGACGTCCTCATCGACATCAAGTACGCCGGCATCTGCCACTCCGACATCCACCAGGCCCGCGACGGCTGGGGCGAGGGCATCTTCCCGATGGTCCCGGGCCACGAGATCGCGGGCGTCGTCGCCGAGGTCGGCCCCGGCGTCACCAGGTACGCGGTCGGCGACCGGGTGGGCGTCGGCTGCTTCGTCGACTCCTGCCGCGCTTGCGAGTACTGCCGGCGCGGCCAGGAGCAGTACTGCGTCAAGGGCATGACCCCCACCTACAACGGCCGCGACAAGGAGGGCGAGCCCACCTACGGCGGCTACTCCACGCACGTCGTCGTCGACGAGAACTACGCCGTCCGCATCCCCGAGGGCCTCGCCCTCGACATCGCGGCCCCGCTGCTGTGCGCGGGCATCACCCTGTACTCGCCGCTGAAGCACTGGGAGGCCGGCCCGGGCAAGAAGGTCGCCATCGTCGGCCTCGGCGGCCTCGGCCACATGGGCGTGAAGATCGCCGCCGCGCTGGGCGCCGAGGTCACCGTGCTGTCGCAGTCCCTGCGCAAGAAGGAGGACGGCCTGAAGCTGGGCGCCTCCCACTACTACGCCACCAACGACGAGACCACCTTCGAGAAGCTGGCCGGCACCTTCGACCTGATCGTCTCGACCGTGTCGGCCCCGCTGCCGCTGGACGCCTACCTGTCGCTGCTGAAGGTGGACGGGGCCTTCGTCAACGTCGGCGCCCCCGAGGAGCCGGTCTCGCTGAACCTCTTCTCCGTCATAGCCGGCCGCAAGACGCTCGCCGGATCGTCCATCGGCGGCATCCCGGAGACGCAGGAGATGCTGGACTTCTGCGCCGAGCACGGCCTGGGCGCGGAGATCGAGCTGATCGACGCCGGGCAGATCAACGAGGCCTACGAGCGGGTGCTCTCCAGCGACGTGCGCTACCGCTTCGTGATCGACACCGCGACGATCTGA